A single window of Oerskovia paurometabola DNA harbors:
- a CDS encoding FUSC family protein gives METVWLVLGIVILALTLLDVFLTALNYDESGFIAGPLAAGQWRLLRRVTRRMSRRWRPLALRQVTGLQIMVTVVAWLFGVILGFGLIYYGQMTKTAFSVSGTGASLDFFNAMYFSAAQLSTVGGSSLTAETDVLRFLSIAETLTGVVLVSLILTFLLGVYDVIRDLRALSAQFFSAERGAGSPVASLAPFFQQGEPSGLDGHVDGIADSFSSYTDGLRLHHAAYYFQSGRDQFALPYAIRMLGGTLGALRWGLPAGHPATATPGLVPLTFQFLEFGEYLQKRLRWTSHAVPEVVSSDEFAGLARSGHHRGRQDEWVARFVELDRDMADLAGIEPLTDLDDAYRRYTQWLPFAYRAQQITFAVSRDLDYQPIIVTDKPVSILHTDDALVLRFLEEDVPGPVVGPGAGPVADPSEPAERSARSRISRWETFVDQHVSLVDPGYARLRGAGRAVLAASAAVVSLYVLFEATGRDGLQPAMFGGFVAMLSTGISVDKTQRGRKVTSILLIAPVSLVVVLGALVSRSPVWTAVLVVAVAGLGVWVGRFGPRWAALGQVTFVAYYFALILRLHLTEVLLYITAAALGVVWAWVLNYVILPERPLKVLRGGIDGFGRRLVTSMDALVDAVSWARWDPDIVKRVRLDMRELHRGAAFLAGQLTGGENATGIEPARSAEVRLHLFDTELAAVNLMTAARNVTGTAIPLELRGRLAGRIELLQAHLAEIAARPVDGSPPAAPATQLAPWQGDRPPAEWPQAARLLYQACTELYRAADVLRTAEVSSLDPDAPPLATVDPDGTQDDEAALDELVAPSAPPQDGKVPMSPVTKRAVQAAVATGAALGIGEAVSTTHQYWATISAYQVLGGTDGETFVKGAQRIAGTVLGAAVGFGVAIWTGADPAIVLPLIAVAIFASRYYQQVSPAVSSFWMTMFFALLYEFLGRLTTLAVEVRILETLFGAAVALAVAWFVFPTRTRTKLNKDVATLLRDVEIVITAGLERLAGGTKISRKAIEKHLLVITQDVRRVNATAAPLRRAAGALEVGGIEGRLTAVWSLTYYTRHLARAVERMIEAGADVSSEDWDRLRRTTSANISALRAVLADRLPGTVEENLDFGSEYDPTGPPTRPQDVVLRQVERINQTLVVLIESIAPGATGKGEEAASAPL, from the coding sequence GTGGAAACAGTGTGGCTCGTCCTCGGAATCGTCATTCTCGCCCTGACCCTGCTCGACGTGTTCCTCACCGCGCTCAACTACGACGAGTCCGGTTTCATCGCGGGGCCGCTCGCCGCAGGCCAGTGGCGTCTGCTGCGCCGTGTCACCCGACGCATGTCGAGGCGGTGGCGCCCGCTCGCGCTGCGCCAGGTCACGGGCCTGCAGATCATGGTCACGGTCGTCGCCTGGCTGTTCGGCGTGATCCTCGGGTTCGGGCTGATCTACTACGGCCAGATGACCAAGACCGCGTTCTCGGTGTCCGGCACGGGCGCGAGCCTCGACTTCTTCAACGCGATGTACTTCAGCGCGGCCCAGCTCTCGACCGTCGGCGGGTCCTCGCTCACGGCCGAGACGGACGTGCTGCGCTTCCTCAGCATCGCCGAGACGCTCACGGGCGTGGTCCTCGTGTCGTTGATCCTGACCTTCCTCCTGGGCGTCTACGACGTGATCCGCGACCTGCGCGCGCTCTCGGCGCAGTTCTTCAGCGCGGAGCGCGGTGCAGGTTCCCCGGTCGCGAGCCTGGCGCCGTTCTTCCAGCAGGGCGAGCCGAGCGGGCTCGACGGGCACGTCGACGGCATCGCGGACTCGTTCTCGTCGTACACCGACGGCCTGCGGCTGCACCATGCGGCGTACTACTTCCAGAGCGGGCGCGACCAGTTCGCCCTCCCCTACGCGATCCGGATGCTCGGCGGGACCCTCGGCGCGCTCCGGTGGGGGCTGCCGGCCGGTCACCCGGCGACAGCCACACCGGGTCTCGTCCCCCTGACCTTCCAGTTCCTCGAGTTCGGCGAGTACCTGCAGAAGAGGCTGCGCTGGACGAGTCACGCGGTCCCCGAGGTGGTCAGCTCCGACGAGTTCGCCGGCCTCGCCCGGAGCGGGCACCACCGCGGGCGGCAGGACGAGTGGGTCGCGCGCTTCGTCGAGCTCGATCGCGACATGGCCGACCTCGCCGGGATCGAACCGCTCACCGACCTCGACGACGCCTACCGCCGCTACACCCAGTGGCTGCCGTTCGCCTACCGCGCCCAGCAGATCACGTTCGCCGTGAGCCGGGACCTGGACTACCAGCCGATCATCGTGACCGACAAGCCGGTCTCGATCCTGCACACCGACGACGCGCTCGTGCTCCGGTTCCTCGAGGAGGACGTCCCCGGACCCGTCGTCGGACCCGGGGCGGGCCCCGTCGCCGACCCGTCCGAACCGGCGGAGCGGTCGGCGCGCAGCCGGATCTCGCGGTGGGAGACCTTCGTCGACCAGCACGTGTCCCTCGTCGACCCGGGCTACGCCCGCCTGCGCGGGGCCGGGCGCGCCGTGCTCGCGGCGAGCGCCGCCGTCGTCTCGTTGTACGTCCTCTTCGAGGCGACCGGACGTGACGGGCTCCAGCCCGCGATGTTCGGCGGCTTCGTCGCCATGCTCAGCACAGGCATCTCGGTCGACAAGACGCAGCGGGGTCGCAAGGTCACGAGCATCCTGCTCATCGCCCCTGTCAGCCTCGTGGTCGTGCTCGGGGCGCTGGTCTCGAGATCCCCCGTCTGGACCGCCGTGCTCGTCGTGGCCGTCGCGGGACTCGGCGTATGGGTCGGACGGTTCGGGCCTCGCTGGGCGGCGCTCGGCCAGGTCACGTTCGTCGCGTACTACTTCGCGCTCATCCTGCGGCTGCACCTCACGGAAGTGCTCCTCTACATCACCGCGGCCGCGCTCGGAGTCGTGTGGGCCTGGGTCCTGAACTACGTGATCCTCCCGGAACGGCCCCTCAAGGTGCTGCGCGGTGGGATCGACGGGTTCGGACGCCGCCTGGTCACGTCGATGGACGCGCTCGTCGACGCCGTCTCCTGGGCTCGGTGGGACCCGGACATCGTCAAGCGGGTCCGGCTCGACATGCGGGAGCTGCACCGCGGGGCGGCGTTCCTCGCGGGGCAGCTCACGGGCGGGGAGAACGCGACCGGGATCGAGCCCGCCCGCAGCGCCGAGGTCCGGTTGCACCTGTTCGACACGGAGCTCGCCGCGGTCAACCTCATGACCGCCGCGCGCAACGTCACGGGCACCGCGATCCCCCTGGAGCTGCGCGGACGGCTCGCGGGACGGATCGAGCTGCTGCAGGCGCACCTCGCGGAGATCGCTGCTCGCCCCGTCGACGGCTCACCTCCCGCGGCCCCGGCCACGCAGCTCGCCCCCTGGCAGGGCGACCGCCCCCCGGCGGAGTGGCCGCAGGCCGCCCGTCTGCTCTACCAGGCCTGCACCGAGCTCTACCGGGCGGCCGACGTCCTGCGGACCGCCGAGGTCTCGAGCCTCGACCCCGATGCGCCCCCGCTCGCCACGGTCGATCCCGACGGCACGCAGGACGACGAGGCGGCCCTCGACGAGCTCGTCGCCCCCTCGGCCCCGCCGCAGGACGGCAAGGTGCCGATGTCGCCCGTGACGAAGCGTGCCGTGCAGGCGGCGGTCGCGACCGGCGCGGCGCTCGGCATCGGCGAGGCCGTCTCCACGACGCACCAGTACTGGGCGACCATCTCGGCCTACCAGGTGCTGGGCGGCACCGACGGCGAGACGTTCGTCAAGGGAGCCCAGCGCATCGCGGGCACGGTCCTCGGCGCGGCCGTCGGTTTCGGTGTCGCGATCTGGACGGGCGCGGACCCTGCGATCGTCCTCCCGCTGATCGCCGTGGCGATCTTCGCCTCGAGGTACTACCAGCAGGTCTCGCCCGCCGTGTCGAGCTTCTGGATGACCATGTTCTTCGCGCTCCTGTACGAGTTCCTCGGACGCCTGACGACGCTCGCGGTCGAGGTCAGGATCCTGGAGACCCTCTTCGGGGCCGCGGTCGCCCTGGCCGTCGCATGGTTCGTCTTCCCCACACGTACCCGCACCAAGCTCAACAAGGACGTCGCGACCCTCCTCCGGGACGTCGAGATCGTGATCACCGCGGGGCTCGAACGCCTCGCGGGAGGCACCAAGATCTCGCGGAAGGCGATCGAGAAGCACCTCCTCGTGATCACCCAGGACGTCCGCCGGGTCAACGCCACCGCCGCCCCCCTGCGGCGTGCCGCGGGCGCGCTCGAGGTCGGTGGCATCGAGGGACGCCTCACGGCGGTGTGGTCGCTGACCTACTACACGCGGCACCTCGCCCGGGCGGTCGAGCGCATGATCGAGGCGGGGGCCGACGTGTCGTCCGAGGACTGGGACCGGCTGCGCAGGACCACGAGCGCGAACATCTCGGCCCTGCGAGCCGTGCTGGCGGACCGCCTCCCCGGCACGGTCGAGGAGAACCTCGACTTCGGCAGCGAGTACGACCCGACCGGCCCTCCGACGCGCCCGCAGGACGTCGTCCTGCGTCAGGTCGAGCGCATCAACCAGACGCTCGTCGTGCTCATCGAGAGCATCGCCCCAGGGGCGACGGGCAAGGGCGAGGAAGCGGCGAGCGCACCGCTCTGA
- a CDS encoding urease subunit gamma, translated as MNLTPREMDKLYVYQVADLARRRRERGTKLNLSEAQALISEAILEGARDGKSVAECMELGKTIVSEKDCLPGVRERLALLQVEATFVDGSKLVSCHDPVAA; from the coding sequence ATGAATCTCACCCCACGAGAAATGGACAAGCTGTATGTCTACCAGGTCGCCGACCTGGCACGCAGGCGTCGGGAAAGGGGCACCAAGCTCAATCTCAGCGAGGCCCAGGCGCTGATCTCGGAAGCAATTCTCGAAGGAGCCCGCGACGGGAAGTCGGTCGCCGAGTGCATGGAGCTCGGAAAGACGATCGTGTCGGAGAAGGACTGTCTCCCGGGAGTCCGTGAGCGGCTCGCGCTGCTCCAGGTCGAGGCGACGTTCGTCGACGGCAGCAAGCTCGTCTCCTGTCACGACCCCGTGGCGGCCTGA
- a CDS encoding sirohydrochlorin chelatase, with the protein MGSGGPGQTRLVLVGGHESADGADVRFVADGLPGVTVSPPGRTLHNAVSALLATGDGPVAVLPMTFGRNPTMVADTAKTLKWLSVGAGTGRVVLCDDFGTIDHLVAWLRRAATETAERRPGAALVITATSSNPFDDAELHRVAHLVRTHGAGLPVEVACVEEDAEVAEAVRRARLLGSTEAVVVPAGFARTSAAPWGIGELARATFYGPLMSEQAILQVVRQRLAAAEHSLSHGHDGIETGLLADHGHGYAHSHAFEESGEHGAAGHQHPHPHPHPHPRPSAPPHPSPHGGGAHTHDTHDTHDIHDTVDAARRDADHLEPPAAHGVSHDEVLARRH; encoded by the coding sequence ATGGGGTCGGGGGGGCCGGGGCAGACGCGGCTCGTCCTGGTCGGCGGGCACGAGAGCGCCGACGGGGCGGACGTGCGGTTCGTGGCGGACGGGCTCCCGGGCGTGACCGTCAGCCCGCCGGGCCGGACGCTCCACAACGCCGTGAGCGCGCTGCTCGCGACGGGCGACGGGCCCGTGGCGGTCCTGCCGATGACGTTCGGCCGGAACCCCACGATGGTCGCCGACACGGCCAAGACGCTCAAGTGGCTGAGCGTGGGGGCAGGGACGGGTCGGGTGGTCCTGTGCGACGACTTCGGCACGATCGACCACCTGGTCGCCTGGCTGCGCAGGGCCGCGACCGAGACCGCCGAGCGGCGGCCGGGGGCGGCCCTGGTGATCACGGCGACGTCGTCGAACCCGTTCGACGACGCGGAGCTTCACCGGGTCGCGCACCTCGTACGGACGCACGGCGCCGGGCTCCCGGTCGAGGTCGCGTGCGTCGAGGAGGACGCGGAGGTCGCCGAGGCGGTCCGTCGTGCGCGGCTCCTGGGGTCCACCGAGGCCGTCGTCGTCCCCGCAGGCTTCGCACGGACGAGCGCCGCCCCCTGGGGGATCGGCGAGCTCGCCCGGGCGACGTTCTACGGGCCGCTGATGTCGGAGCAGGCGATCCTCCAGGTCGTCCGGCAGCGGCTCGCCGCGGCCGAGCACAGCCTGAGCCACGGCCACGACGGGATCGAGACCGGTCTGCTCGCGGACCACGGTCACGGGTACGCCCACTCGCACGCCTTCGAGGAGAGCGGCGAGCACGGCGCGGCGGGTCACCAGCACCCGCACCCCCATCCTCATCCGCACCCCCGCCCGAGCGCCCCGCCGCATCCGTCACCTCACGGCGGCGGGGCGCACACCCACGACACCCACGACACCCACGACATCCACGACACAGTCGACGCCGCGCGGCGGGACGCCGACCATCTCGAGCCGCCGGCAGCGCACGGCGTCTCCCACGACGAGGTCCTCGCCCGTCGTCACTGA
- a CDS encoding urease subunit beta yields MLGSPKYHHTDEDIEINAGREKVTLRVSNTGDRAVQIGSHFHFFEVNRALLFEREKAYGMHLDIPAGTGVRIEPGDSRDVTLTAFSGSRHLVGFNNLVDGGLDSRQTRIDSLARMTEGQFKDGKPTARTTGAAKKGKK; encoded by the coding sequence ATGCTAGGTAGCCCCAAGTACCACCACACCGATGAGGACATCGAGATCAACGCGGGCCGAGAGAAGGTGACGCTCAGGGTGAGCAACACCGGCGACCGCGCCGTGCAGATCGGGTCGCACTTCCACTTCTTCGAGGTGAACCGCGCGCTGCTCTTCGAGCGGGAGAAGGCGTACGGCATGCACCTGGACATCCCTGCCGGGACAGGGGTCCGCATCGAGCCTGGAGACTCCCGCGACGTCACGCTGACCGCCTTCTCCGGTTCGCGTCACCTCGTCGGCTTCAACAACCTGGTCGACGGCGGGCTCGACTCGCGTCAGACCCGGATCGACTCGCTCGCGCGCATGACCGAGGGACAGTTCAAGGACGGCAAGCCGACGGCGCGGACCACCGGAGCTGCGAAGAAGGGGAAGAAGTAA
- the ureC gene encoding urease subunit alpha produces MAIISRKQYTDLFGPTTGDKVHLADSNLVIEIEKDYNEGHYGDEVVYGGGKTARDGMAADPEATSAQGALDLVITNAIILDPILGVVKGDIGVKDGKIAGIGKSGNPHLQSGVDPRLVVGATTEILAGEHCIATAGAFDSHVHYISPQQAQAALSNGITTLFGGGTGPTDATNGVTTTPGAWHLHRMIQAAEDMPVNMGFHGKGNGSLPAPLVEQIEAGASSLKVHEDFGATPAVIRNALSVADEFDVQVSIHTDSLNEAGFVEDTLSAIDGRTIHTYHTEGAGGGHAPDIMKAAGFPNILPSSTNPTLPYTVNSVDELLDMVMVCHHLSHDIPEDVAFADSRVRAETISAETVLHDEGVLSMFSSDSQAMGRIGESVTRAFQTAHHNKAVRGPLPEETGDNDNFRVLRYLAKVTINPAITQGVSDYVGSLEPGKMADIVLWPVDSFAAKPKVVVKGGLINWALMGDPNASLPTPQPVYYRPMFGAFGQAQQATRITFMSQAAIDKGVPEQLGLKSQVLPVRRCRGIGKEHMVRNDRTPVIDVDPETYKVTFDGKPAHIEPAESLPMTQLFFLA; encoded by the coding sequence ATGGCCATCATCTCCCGCAAGCAGTACACGGACCTGTTCGGTCCGACCACCGGCGACAAGGTGCACCTCGCGGACTCGAACCTCGTGATCGAGATCGAGAAGGACTACAACGAGGGCCACTACGGCGACGAGGTCGTCTACGGCGGTGGGAAGACCGCCCGCGACGGCATGGCGGCCGACCCCGAGGCCACCAGCGCGCAGGGCGCACTCGACCTCGTGATCACCAACGCCATCATCCTGGACCCGATCCTCGGCGTCGTGAAGGGGGACATCGGCGTCAAGGACGGCAAGATCGCCGGCATCGGCAAGTCGGGCAACCCTCATCTGCAGAGCGGGGTCGACCCGCGTCTCGTGGTGGGTGCGACCACCGAGATCCTGGCGGGCGAGCACTGCATCGCCACCGCTGGGGCGTTCGACAGCCACGTGCACTACATCTCCCCGCAGCAGGCGCAGGCTGCCCTGTCGAACGGCATCACGACGCTCTTCGGTGGTGGGACCGGCCCGACCGACGCGACGAACGGTGTCACGACGACGCCGGGCGCGTGGCACCTGCACCGCATGATCCAGGCCGCGGAGGACATGCCCGTCAACATGGGCTTCCACGGCAAGGGCAACGGGTCGCTGCCCGCGCCGCTCGTGGAGCAGATCGAGGCCGGAGCCTCGTCGCTCAAGGTCCATGAGGACTTCGGGGCGACGCCCGCGGTGATCCGCAACGCACTGAGCGTGGCCGACGAGTTCGACGTCCAGGTCTCGATCCACACCGACAGCCTCAACGAGGCGGGGTTCGTCGAGGACACGCTCTCGGCGATCGACGGCCGCACGATCCACACGTACCACACGGAGGGGGCTGGAGGAGGGCACGCACCGGACATCATGAAGGCCGCCGGGTTCCCGAACATCCTGCCCTCCTCGACCAACCCGACCCTGCCGTACACGGTCAACTCCGTCGACGAGCTGCTCGACATGGTCATGGTGTGCCACCACCTCTCGCACGACATCCCCGAGGACGTCGCCTTCGCGGACTCCCGTGTCCGCGCCGAGACGATCTCCGCGGAGACCGTGCTCCACGACGAGGGCGTGCTGTCCATGTTCTCGTCCGACTCCCAGGCCATGGGCCGTATCGGCGAGTCGGTGACGCGGGCCTTCCAGACCGCGCACCACAACAAGGCCGTGCGCGGCCCGTTGCCCGAGGAGACCGGGGACAACGACAACTTCCGCGTGCTGCGCTACCTGGCGAAGGTGACGATCAACCCGGCGATCACGCAGGGCGTCTCCGACTACGTAGGCTCGCTCGAGCCCGGCAAGATGGCCGACATCGTGCTGTGGCCCGTCGACTCGTTCGCTGCGAAGCCCAAGGTCGTCGTCAAGGGCGGTCTCATCAACTGGGCCCTCATGGGTGACCCGAACGCGTCGCTGCCCACGCCCCAGCCCGTGTACTACCGGCCCATGTTCGGCGCCTTCGGACAGGCGCAGCAGGCGACCCGCATCACGTTCATGTCGCAGGCCGCGATCGACAAGGGCGTCCCGGAACAGCTCGGCCTCAAGAGCCAGGTCCTGCCGGTGCGCCGCTGTCGGGGCATCGGGAAGGAGCACATGGTCCGCAACGACCGCACGCCCGTCATCGACGTCGATCCCGAGACGTACAAGGTGACGTTCGACGGCAAGCCCGCGCACATCGAGCCGGCCGAGTCCCTGCCCATGACCCAGCTCTTCTTCCTCGCCTGA
- a CDS encoding urease accessory protein UreF: protein MRDTTSGRTDVGALLVSLQLSDSAFPSGFYTMSHGLEGFSQARLVDRGDVEGLLTGLLRHSVGPGDATALARAHDAAVAADWDQVQEVDQVLFASKLNAEMRKASVRSGHQVTDLAREAIGGPGLEEWGRRITAKETPGCQPVATAVAYATTGVGVEQAVASDLFAFAVSFVGAALRLRLTDHRHAQVVLHAVGPVIADVTADAVARDLSDLGGCVPLADVMSAQHERAEARLFAS, encoded by the coding sequence ATGCGGGACACGACCAGCGGGAGGACCGACGTCGGGGCGCTCCTGGTGAGCCTCCAGCTCTCCGACTCCGCCTTCCCGAGCGGCTTCTACACGATGTCGCACGGGTTGGAGGGGTTCAGCCAGGCGCGCCTGGTCGACCGGGGCGACGTCGAGGGGCTGCTGACGGGTCTGCTGCGGCACTCGGTGGGTCCGGGCGACGCGACGGCGCTCGCCCGGGCCCACGACGCGGCGGTGGCCGCCGACTGGGACCAGGTCCAGGAGGTGGACCAGGTGCTGTTCGCCTCGAAGCTCAACGCCGAGATGCGCAAGGCCTCGGTGCGCAGCGGCCACCAGGTCACGGACCTCGCGCGCGAGGCGATCGGTGGCCCGGGGCTCGAGGAGTGGGGCAGGCGGATCACGGCCAAGGAGACCCCGGGGTGCCAGCCCGTCGCCACGGCCGTCGCGTACGCCACGACCGGCGTGGGTGTCGAGCAGGCGGTGGCGTCGGACCTGTTCGCGTTCGCGGTGAGCTTCGTGGGGGCGGCCCTGCGGCTGCGGCTCACGGACCACCGGCACGCGCAGGTGGTGCTCCACGCCGTCGGGCCCGTGATCGCCGACGTGACCGCCGACGCGGTGGCGCGGGACCTGTCCGACCTGGGCGGGTGCGTGCCGCTCGCCGACGTGATGTCGGCGCAGCACGAGCGGGCCGAGGCGCGACTGTTCGCGAGCTGA
- the ureG gene encoding urease accessory protein UreG encodes MSENVLRIGIGGPVGSGKTALTEALVPKLFAAGRQPAVITNDIYTQEDAQHVRRELAGILDPERVVGVETGACPHTAVRDDPTMNLAAGAEMLEKFPEVDTLIYESGGDNLTLTFSPSLADVFIFVLDTSEGEKMPRKRGPGITESDILVINKIDIAQYVRTNLVTMEADARRVRDGKPVVLTNSLTGEGLDELYEQIFVLWNGRRDALVG; translated from the coding sequence ATGAGCGAGAACGTCCTGAGGATCGGCATCGGCGGACCGGTGGGTTCGGGCAAGACCGCGCTCACGGAGGCGCTGGTGCCCAAGTTGTTCGCGGCCGGGCGCCAGCCGGCCGTCATCACGAACGACATCTACACGCAGGAGGACGCGCAGCACGTGCGACGCGAGCTCGCGGGCATCCTCGACCCCGAGCGGGTCGTGGGCGTCGAGACGGGCGCCTGCCCGCACACGGCGGTGCGCGACGACCCGACCATGAACCTCGCGGCGGGCGCGGAGATGCTCGAGAAGTTCCCCGAGGTCGACACGCTGATCTACGAGTCGGGCGGCGACAACCTGACGCTCACCTTCTCGCCGTCGCTCGCGGACGTGTTCATCTTCGTGCTCGACACCTCGGAGGGCGAGAAGATGCCGCGCAAACGAGGTCCGGGCATCACCGAGTCGGACATCCTGGTGATCAACAAGATCGACATCGCGCAGTACGTGCGGACGAACCTGGTGACCATGGAGGCGGACGCGCGCCGCGTGCGCGACGGCAAGCCCGTCGTGCTCACCAACTCGTTGACGGGCGAGGGGCTCGACGAGCTGTACGAGCAGATCTTCGTGCTCTGGAACGGCCGTCGAGACGCTCTCGTCGGATGA
- a CDS encoding urease accessory protein UreD, producing MSAELVTDVPDAAPLRAVPGEPGGATSDGRASSAASTTGAGRPGGISWRGSGSGYGGYRLEPAHYEPERVPQEVLRHSSTPDTLAAGSPGKVGLLELEFARNDRGTELVHHYQKSPLQIMRPLYYDPLRPDMPYTYLMSTGGGILQADRLRTDLLFGPGSSAHVTTSAHSKVYRMEHDYAVAQTNVVVAEDAYVEYLPEPVIPFADSRFYQRTCVTLHESGTLVAGETVFAGRLARDERHRYAVFASDFEVRRPDGRIVALDRVRLVPEDGRTGGLAVLGDRDVLAMLYVLTPLVPPTQLADLLHSVLAERFEEDLFIGVSALPGDAGVWVRIVGDDTGAVACANTVAWRAVHQVLTGIEAPLIRKS from the coding sequence ATGAGCGCGGAGCTCGTGACCGACGTGCCCGACGCCGCGCCGCTGCGCGCGGTGCCGGGTGAGCCCGGGGGTGCGACCAGCGACGGCAGAGCGTCGAGCGCCGCTTCCACGACCGGGGCGGGTCGTCCGGGAGGCATCTCGTGGCGTGGCAGTGGGTCGGGCTACGGCGGCTACCGCCTGGAGCCCGCGCACTACGAGCCGGAGCGCGTCCCCCAGGAGGTGCTGCGCCACAGCAGCACGCCCGACACGCTGGCAGCGGGCAGCCCGGGCAAGGTCGGCCTCCTGGAGCTCGAGTTCGCCAGGAACGATCGCGGCACCGAGCTGGTCCACCACTACCAGAAGTCGCCGCTGCAGATCATGCGTCCGCTGTACTACGACCCGCTGCGGCCCGACATGCCCTACACGTACCTGATGTCGACGGGGGGCGGCATCCTGCAGGCGGACCGGCTCCGGACCGACCTGCTGTTCGGGCCCGGCAGCTCGGCCCACGTCACGACGTCGGCGCACAGCAAGGTCTACCGGATGGAGCACGACTACGCGGTGGCCCAGACGAACGTCGTCGTCGCTGAGGACGCCTACGTCGAGTACCTGCCCGAGCCCGTGATCCCGTTCGCCGACTCGCGGTTCTACCAGCGCACGTGCGTCACGCTGCACGAGTCGGGCACCCTCGTCGCAGGGGAGACGGTCTTCGCGGGTCGCCTGGCCCGCGACGAGAGGCACCGGTACGCGGTCTTCGCCTCGGACTTCGAGGTGCGCCGCCCGGACGGGCGGATCGTCGCGCTCGACCGCGTCCGCCTCGTCCCCGAGGACGGGCGGACCGGGGGGCTCGCGGTGCTGGGCGACCGGGACGTCCTGGCGATGCTCTACGTCCTCACCCCGCTCGTGCCCCCCACGCAGCTTGCCGACCTGCTGCACTCGGTGCTCGCCGAACGGTTCGAGGAGGACCTCTTCATCGGTGTCAGCGCCCTGCCGGGGGACGCCGGTGTCTGGGTGCGCATCGTGGGCGACGACACGGGCGCCGTCGCGTGCGCCAACACGGTGGCCTGGCGTGCGGTGCACCAGGTCCTCACGGGGATCGAAGCACCGCTGATCCGGAAGAGCTGA
- a CDS encoding urea transporter encodes MTATNASAAAPSSATAVTGASLAHGLSQIFFQKNVWTGLLILAAFVVADWRMALLVVVGTVASTAAGYLMRVGADNVEMGMQGFCGALVGAAVYAAMGGDQAWSYVVALVGGLLCAPVTWFFVWLFGTEPLKRFALPATTAPFCTVAGIMYVTTTSLHVSSAGTHVADDTTTAFFRSLLTNVSEVVLVNSVWAGALILLGLFVASWKVGLAAVMGSVVGSLCALAFGENLQNTANGLNGYSGVLTAIALAVVFLRSTTASWVYALVGTIATAAVTILMHDLTSGPVYTWPYILTTWVFLIIATFVPALKRP; translated from the coding sequence ATGACAGCGACGAACGCCTCGGCGGCCGCGCCCTCGAGTGCCACGGCGGTGACAGGTGCCTCGCTCGCTCACGGCCTGTCCCAGATCTTCTTCCAGAAGAACGTCTGGACCGGTCTGCTGATCCTGGCCGCCTTCGTGGTCGCGGACTGGCGCATGGCCCTGCTCGTGGTCGTGGGCACCGTCGCGTCGACCGCCGCGGGCTACCTCATGAGGGTCGGTGCGGACAACGTCGAGATGGGCATGCAGGGATTCTGCGGCGCCCTGGTCGGTGCCGCGGTCTACGCGGCGATGGGCGGCGACCAGGCCTGGTCGTACGTGGTCGCGCTGGTCGGTGGCCTCCTGTGCGCACCGGTGACGTGGTTCTTCGTGTGGTTGTTCGGCACCGAGCCGCTCAAGCGTTTCGCGCTGCCCGCGACGACGGCCCCGTTCTGCACGGTCGCCGGGATCATGTACGTCACGACCACGAGCCTGCACGTGTCCTCGGCAGGCACGCACGTGGCCGACGACACCACGACGGCCTTCTTCCGCTCCCTGCTGACCAACGTGTCGGAGGTCGTCCTGGTCAACAGCGTGTGGGCCGGCGCGCTGATCCTGCTGGGCCTGTTCGTCGCGTCGTGGAAGGTAGGCCTGGCGGCCGTCATGGGCAGCGTGGTCGGGAGCCTGTGCGCGCTCGCGTTCGGCGAGAACCTCCAGAACACGGCCAACGGCCTCAACGGCTACTCCGGGGTCCTGACGGCGATCGCGCTCGCGGTCGTGTTCCTGCGCAGCACGACCGCGTCGTGGGTGTACGCGCTCGTCGGCACGATCGCGACCGCCGCCGTGACGATCCTCATGCACGACCTCACGAGCGGCCCCGTCTACACCTGGCCGTACATCCTCACGACGTGGGTCTTCCTGATCATCGCGACCTTCGTCCCGGCGCTCAAGCGTCCCTGA
- the crcB gene encoding fluoride efflux transporter CrcB, translated as MALGIFLLLAIAGGLGAGTRFVVDGLIRSKVKTAFPWPTAIINMSGSLVLGVLTGLVVSKIASTDVSAVIGTGFLGGYTTFSTASYEAVQLVRQKRYGTAFAYSIGILVVCVALAYVGYRWGASL; from the coding sequence ATGGCCCTCGGTATCTTCCTCCTCCTCGCGATCGCAGGCGGCCTGGGCGCGGGCACGCGCTTCGTGGTCGACGGACTGATCCGCTCGAAGGTCAAGACGGCCTTCCCCTGGCCCACCGCGATCATCAACATGTCGGGCTCGCTCGTCCTGGGCGTCCTGACCGGCCTGGTCGTCAGCAAGATCGCCTCGACCGACGTCAGCGCCGTGATCGGGACGGGCTTCCTCGGGGGCTACACGACGTTCAGCACCGCGAGCTACGAGGCCGTCCAGCTCGTCCGGCAGAAGCGCTACGGGACGGCGTTCGCCTACTCGATCGGCATCCTCGTGGTGTGCGTCGCGCTGGCCTACGTGGGCTACCGCTGGGGCGCCTCGCTCTGA